A single Triticum dicoccoides isolate Atlit2015 ecotype Zavitan chromosome 2A, WEW_v2.0, whole genome shotgun sequence DNA region contains:
- the LOC119358537 gene encoding dolabradiene monooxygenase-like: MEEYSYLYLGLALVSLLVVVLAGRRRTAKHGVQGLRPPPSPWALPVIGHLHHLVGALPHHAMRGLSRRHGSVMLLRLGEVPTLVITSREAASEVMKTHDTVFASRRLRPTTSVLTNGGREIIFAPYGEYWRQLRKIAVTELLTARRIRSFRWIREEEVAATLHDVAEAAVKARPMEMRARLSTLVAETMVRAVMGVRCKDIDVFLTSLERAVELAGGFNLADLWPSSRLACALTSAGKEAKECRDAVFGILDGIIQKHLERTGDGHTEDLLDVLLKIQKEGDLKFPLDMDDIKSFVFGLFAAGSESVFTTLEWVFAELTKNPRVMQRTTAEVRQAFEASGTAVEGRLGELPYMHLVIRETLRLHPAVPLLIPRESREMCQVLGYDVPQGTQVLVNVWAMGRDERYWDAPEEFRPERFECEAARDFKGLDFELLPFGAGRRMCPGMNFGVAVLELALASLLLHFDWEWEEPGLSDPTQLDMTETFGLTARRKANLLLRPVLRVPVPVPVPGMPCPGAELP, translated from the exons ATGGAGGAGTACTCATACCTGTACCTTGGCTTGGCTCTGGTGTCGCTGCTCGTCGTCGTGCTCGCCGGCCGCAGGCGCACGGCGAAACATGGCGTCCAAGGACTGCGGCCACCACCATCTCCGTGGGCGCTCCCAGTGATCGGCCACCTGCACCACCTCGTCGGCGCTCTACCGCACCATGCCATGCGCGGCCTGTCCCGGCGACACGGCTCGGTCATGCTGCTCCGGCTCGGCGAGGTGCCAACGCTAGTGATCACCTCCCGCGAGGCGGCAAGCGAGGTGATGAAGACCCACGATACGGTGTTCGCCTCTCGCCGGTTGAGACCCACCACAAGCGTGCTAACCAACGGCGGGCGGGAAATCATTTTTGCGCCGTACGGGGAGTACTGGCGGCAGCTCCGCAAAATCGCCGTCACGGAGCTCCTCACTGCGCGGCGCATACGATCTTTCCGGTGGATCCGTGAGGAGGAGGTCGCTGCCACTCTACACGATGTCGCCgaggcggcggtgaaggcgcgccCGATGGAGATGCGCGCGCGGCTGTCCACGCTGGTGGCCGAGACCATGGTGCGTGCGGTGATGGGTGTCCGGTGCAAGGACATAGACGTGTTCCTCACTAGTCTGGAGCGCGCCGTGGAGCTGGCGGGGGGGTTCAACTTGGCCGACCTGTGGCCTTCGTCGCGTCTCGCCTGCGCGCTCACCAGCGCCGGGAAAGAGGCCAAGGAATGCAGAGACGCCGTCTTCGGGATCCTAGACGGCATCATCCAAAAGCACCTGGAGAGGACGGGTGACGGCCATACCGAGGATCTGCTGGATGTGCTGCTGAAAATTCAGAAGGAGGGGGATCTCAAGTTCCCGCTGGACATGGATGATATCAAATCCTTCGTCTTC GGGCTCTTCGCCGCCGGCAGCGAGTCGGTTTTCACCACGCTGGAGTGGGTGTTCGCGGAGCTGACCAAGAACCCAAGGGTGATGCAGCGGACGACGGCTGAGGTGCGGCAAGCCTTCGAGGCCAGCGGAACGGCGGTCGAGGGAAGGCTCGGCGAGCTCCCGTACATGCACCTCGTCATCCGGGAGACGCTGCGGCTGCACCCAGCGGTGCCGCTGCTGATTCCACGAGAGAGCCGGGAGATGTGCCAGGTGCTAGGGTACGACGTGCCACAGGGCACACAGGTTCTGGTCAACGTCTGGGCGATGGGCCGCGACGAGCGATATTGGGACGCGCCCGAGGAGTTCCGGCCGGAGAGGTTCGAGTGCGAGGCGGCGAGGGACTTCAAGGGCCTCGACTTCGAGCTCCTGCCTTTTGGCGCCGGGCGGAGGATGTGCCCTGGCATGAACTTCGGCGTCGCCGTCCTGGAGCTCGCCCTAGCCAGTCTGCTGCTCCACTTCGACTGGGAGTGGGAGGAGCCCGGACTGTCCGATCCCACGCAgttggacatgaccgagacgttcgggCTCACTGCCCGGCGGAAGGCCAACCTCCTGCTACGCCCAGTCCTCCGCGTGCCCGTGCCGGTTCCCGTTCCCGGCATGCCTTGTCCAGGGGCCGAGCTGCCTTAA